From Oncorhynchus keta strain PuntledgeMale-10-30-2019 chromosome 25, Oket_V2, whole genome shotgun sequence, one genomic window encodes:
- the LOC118357900 gene encoding paralemmin-2-like — protein sequence MNMTIHYFNQMQRTSEQYMKKQRKSENSAIHLSSPVVEGERKLDGSSLTVYGDGQKGTVVYEVYPGDVRIMENDAHSQRLFQVTSRDGGRSPPSDVVTNGRGQDDLLDQNAPKVCNVMLICDASSSQPCSGPEDNSTDTHETLTETSTMTFVDAHTIDESGETHSLLCVMEVHINKEFVLIDDDDDGDMSLREKTVTNMSIMDGNAADLVCGRRLSISTDTYSECKEESVAPEPTAQADTHTKKQPCCFCSIL from the exons ATGAACATGACTATCCACTATTTTAATCAAA TGCAGCGCACCTCAGAGCAGTACATGAAGAAACAAAGGAAAAGCGAGAACAGCgccatccacctctcctctccagtggtgGAGGGCGAAAGGAAGCTTGATGGAAGCAGTTTGACAGTTTATGGTGACGGCCAGAAGGGGACGGTGGTGTATGAGGTATACCCTGGTGATGTCCGCATCATGGAGAATGATGCCCACTCCCAAAGACTGTTCCAGGTCACCAGCAGAGATGGTGGACGTAGTCCTCCATCGGACGTAGTCACCAACGGCAGGGGACAGGACGACCTACTGGATCAGAATGCTCCAAAGGTCTGTAACGTAATGTTGATTTGTGATGCCTCCAGCAGCCAGCCCTGCTCTGGGCCTGAGGACAACTCAACAGACACACACGAGACTCTAACAGAGACTTCAACTATGACCTTTGTGGATGCACACACCATTGATGAGTCGGGGGAGACACACAGCCTACTCTGTGTAATGGAGGTACACATTAATAAGGAGTTTGTCCtcattgatgatgatgatgacggtgACATGTCCCTAAGAGAGAAGACTGTCACTAACATGTCCATCATGGATGGTAATGCTGCAGACCTGGTCTGTGGCAGACGGCTGTCCATCTCTACTGACACTTACTCTGAGTGTAAAGAGGAGAGTGTGGCCCCGGAACCCACTGCACAAGCAGATACACACACTAAAAAGCAGCCCTGTTGCTTCTGTTCCATTCTATGA
- the LOC118358130 gene encoding protein shortage in chiasmata 1 ortholog isoform X1, translating into MSEDGCSFSSHIFSAVKYRALDYWSEASTSLKLTMNWLALPMPYHLGSSDLYPHTGNPPEVTYRKPWSRGNVISNCKLFVSGSVLDDLGIKGQPTYSLEKLSVSLTQMRVDLLEVIPSSNPNSQLDLDRDEAAWVLREARKDKGHFVCNESFSKSTGEKMSPRHQRDDLVMPEEVLFADHLPQFRKHLPSMKAKLSRLRNLPVSDPLLSSTGGTLSEEAIFRHCVAYEVPLDAETESSETCSNTEEDFSKESLLNEESLMLPVEMDTCTPKREDCLPFSNIPKLLNVVPELIEERTSCLDMLTKATPPDALESVDISQFEVPRLPVNDSHCEINEMLLDLKSSDHLVLPTQMEMDLPLTPSPKPNLTQLCLASSQLPAEQISPLYRYYFVSEKDQEEMEEALWRAEKHLDMVVGFLLAEPQKSQSVVQLQPLTEVLLGIGRDNSVRLDEGKELSLLGKNSPELIGMYGNGSSDFTESMMISDQPHLMETLSSMIEDFTLLSPCQMDNILRESVDDSELSGPPSEIKGRSILKNETPMVVSYHQERDGAGNTVVSAPAVATSQERERTGNLALTAQASTSSQEKERSGTVVFSTQAVSTSREKERAGSVAISAAQAATTTYLEKLNHAVRPQKKGLPDQRANVSKLPTPRPSVRDRHMSLPVAKPQKDLDPLSTFMMLRAQQRTYVSVSTQNHTSTPVAQVEQQTPQPPTTEMRPGFDVKPVAYAVTGNDIRDPEEIIQPVLEDRHNSKVIHVQATESQFWAYRELQAFALPCLSRARELGLTNTACGDYSTLYPDHTRFLLKQQEKELSIRQGHDPEALFNYVALIHVLVTVKDLLFKCDLSTAVEYLSKATEACAGQSLDKLVRKLEIVLYLSQKKQEANPKILALQEQLTTWVQSKSKGVQNANVLVIITMDLDCARAMLIKALSQVTGDTVAAVYPEESRSKLEGSKVLDSLQRSCCVVVCSQHMGADFPWDCFSLVVEYSNTEHSPWAAICTERNITHITFQTRIPNSSVSDPESWSLEQSVPFVLFVTEGLLSCPLLLQILESTCNMTVLERSHSQSLQMLGGTHHYAVITVDESTAVIIQEQEELCQERACESLVIRLTALSLQYSCCWLILHCQQDSGLTSEGFNNLVLVYSSLVLFGLKTEDLDVKVLIVSEVVDIAKWICQIAFHTLLSSDRDPLSYLDREWLSVISSKEERCLLGFPCVNPLVAQLMLSRGPSLHWLLGASLSQLKELLPEVPHKVVKLFSDTTSLYKLTAAASSTESHTDFTHQKDHISPTEPWATSRDNQYTHTDTHTSRNSHADCNRHIHRDPEPFNSICFLAGSPSAESVAGSFYEESSVMTKEDGADFQVDLSPSFGSQQAPFQHTWSHNPWEVEESNELKFVGWNRGGEEWTGSAPLHQESCGSPRNYAPENQFPTGISSSFSYSTNTQRPAYSDNQMYSFSTVGYIDRLHYPDVSHYPSLASPRGALAWGGSSSGRPYSTALGRGDMSVSPDYGTSYRTGMERKRRAEGPEIAGTVLTPLKRGKLSYEKVPGRSDGQTRLRLNGTPNGKHSGLRLETSLLS; encoded by the exons AT GTCTGAAGATGGGTGCTCTTTCTCAAGTCATATTTTCTCAGCAGTCAAGTATAGAGCTCTTGACTATTGGTCTGAG GCTTCTACTAGTCTCAAATTGACCATGAACTGGCTGGCCCTGCCAATGCCCTACCATCTGGGTAGCAGTGACCTCTACCCCCACACTGGTAACCCCCCTGAGGTCACCTACAGGAAACCATGGAGCAGAG GGAATGTGATTTCCAACTGCAAACTGTTTGTCAGTGGATCTGTACTAGATGACTTGGGCATTAAAGGACAACCAACATACTCTCTTGAGAA GTTGAGTGTTAGTCTGACCCAGATGAGAGTGGATCTTCTGGAGGTGATACCGAGCTCCAACCCTAACTCGCAGCTTGACTTAGATAGAGATGAAGCAGCGTGGGTCCTGCGAGAGGCGAGGAAGGACAAGGGACACTTTGTCTGTAATGAATCCTTTAGCAAGAGCACAGGAGAGAAAATGAGCCCAAGACATCAGCGTGATG ATCTTGTCATGCCAGAGGAGGTTCTGTTTGCTGATCACTTGCCACAGTTCAGGAAACATCTGCCCTCCATGAAAGCCAAGTTGTCCAGACTGAGGAATCTGCCTGTGTCAGATCCTCTTCTCAGCTCCACTGGAGGCACCCTGTCAGAGGAAGCTATATTCAG GCACTGTGTGGCCTATGAGGTACCCCTTGATGCAGAGACGGAAAGCTCCGAAACCTGTTCAAACACTGAAGAGGACTTTAGCAAAGAGTCGTTGTTGAATGAAGAG TCTCTGATGTTACCTGTTGAAATGGACACCTGCACACCCAAGAGGGAAGATTGCCTCCCTTTTTCAAATATTCCTAAACTATTGAATGTTGTACCTGAATTGATAGAGGAGCGAACCTCTTGCCTGGATATGCTCACTAAAG CAACTCCCCCAGATGCACTGGAGTCAGTAGACATATCCCAGTTTGAAGTGCCAAGGCTGCCAGTCAATGACTCTCACTGTGAGATTAATGAAATGCTGCTGGATCTCAAGTCATCAG ATCACTTGGTGTTGCCTACTCAGATGGAGATGGACctacccctcaccccctctcccaaGCCCAACCTGACCCAGCTCTGTCTGGCCTCCTCACAACTCCCAGCTGAGCAGATCTCTCCACTCTATAGATA TTATTTTGTGTCTGAGAAAGATCAGGAGGAGATGGAAGAGGCACTTTGGAGGGCAGAGAAGCACCTTGACATGGTAGTGGGCTTTCTTTTGGCAG AGCCTCAGAAGTCACAATCCGTTGTGCAGCTCCAGCCTTTGACCGAAGTCTTATTAGGGATTGGTCGGGACAACTCTGTGAGACTCGATGAAGGAAAGGAACTATCACTTCTGGGAAAAAACTCACCAGAACTTATAGGGATGTATGGGAATGGTTCCTCTGACTTCACTGAGAGTATGATGATCTCAGACCAACCCCACCTTATGGAGACATTGAGCAGTATGATAGAGGACTTCACACTACTATCACCCTGCCAGATGGACA ATATATTGAGGGAATCTGTAGATGACTCTG aGTTGTCAGGCCCACCAAGTGAGATCAAAGGCAGGTCTATCCTGAAGAATGAAACGCCCATGGTTGTGTCGTATCatcaggagagagatggagctgggAACACAGTCGTTTCAGCACCAGCTGTTGCCACttcccaagagagagagaggactgggaatTTGGCCCTCACAGCCCAAGCATCTACTTCTtcccaagagaaagagagatctgGGACTGTGGTCTTTTCAACGCAGGCTGTTTCAACTTCtcgtgagaaagagagagctgggAGTGTGGCCATCTCAGCAGCACAGGCTGCCACCACTACTTACCTGGAGAAGTTAAACCATGCCGTTAGACCTCAGAAGAAGGGTTTACCTGACCAGAGAGCTAATGTATCCAAACTCCCAACCCCCAGACCCAGTGTGAGAGACCGTCACATGAGTCTCCCAGTGGCTAAACCTCAGAAGGACTTAGACCCTCTGTCCACTTTCATGATGTTAAGGGCCCAACAGAGAACCTACGTCTCGGTGTCGACTCAGAACCATACAAGCACCCCAG TGGCACAGGTGGAGCAGCAGACACCACAACCACCTACGACAGAAATGAGGCCTGGCTTCGATGTAAAGCCTGTTGCCTATGCAGTCACAGGAAATGACATCAGAGACCCTGAGGAAATCATTCAGCCTGTCCTTGAGGACAGACATAACAGCAAAGTCATACACGTCCAAGCCACAG AGAGTCAGTTCTGGGCATACAGAGAGCTGCAGGCGTTTGCTCTGCCCTGCCTGTCCAGAGCCAGGGAGTTGGGACTGACCAACACAGCCTGTGGAGACTACAGCACCCTGTACCCGGACCACACACGTTTCCTACTGAAACAGCAGGAGAAGGAGCTCAGCATTCGACAGGGCcacg ACCCAGAGGCTTTGTTTAACTATGTGGCACTGATACATGTCCTTGTGACAGTGAAGGACCTGCTCTTCAAGTGTGACCTCAGCACTGCAGTGG AGTACCTATCCAAGGCCACAGAGGCCTGTGCGGGGCAGAGTCTGGACAAGCTGGTGAGAAAGCTGGAGATTGTTCTATATCTCAGTCAGAAAAAACAAGAGGCCAACCCTAAGATACTGGCACTGCAGGAACAGCTGACCACATGGGTGCAGAGCAAGAGCAAAGGGGTCCAAAACGCCAAT GTTCTGGTGATAATAACAATGGACTTGGACTGTGCCAGAGCTATGCTCATTAAAGCCCTGAGCCAAGTCACAG gtgATACTGTAGCTGCAGTGTATCCTGAGGAGAGTCGAAGTAAGCTGGAGGGTTCGAAAGTTCTAGATAG CCTGCAGCGTAGctgctgtgtggtggtgtgtagtCAGCACATGGGAGCAGACTTCCCCTGGGACTGTTTCTCCCTGGTGGTGGAGTACAGCAACACAGAACACTCGCCCTGGGCTGCCATCTGCACAGAGAGGaacatcacacacatcaccttCCAGACCAGGATACCTAATTCCTCTG TGAGTGACCCTGAGTCTTGGTCCCTGGAGCAGAGTGTCCCCTTCGTGTTGTTTGTGACCGAGGGTCTGCTCAGCTGTCCTCTGTTGCTTCAGATACTGGAATCAAC GTGTAATatgactgtattggagaggagccaTTCTCAGTCATTGCAGATGCTTGGAGGGACTCACCACTATGCTGTGATTACAGTAGACGAAAGCACTGCAGTCATCATTCAA GAGCAGGAGGAGCTGTGTCAGGAGCGGGCCTGTGAGAGTCTAGTGATTCGACTGACTGCTCTGTCTCTGCAGTACAGCTGCTGCTGGCTCATCCTTCACTGCCAGCAGGACTCTGG GTTGACCAGTGAGGGCTTCAACAACCTGGTGTTGGTCTACTCCTCTCTGGTGCTGTTTGGCCTCAAGACTGAGGACCTGGATGTCaag GTGCTGATTGTATCAGAAGTGGTGGACATTGCCAAATGGATCTGCCAGATAGccttccatacactgctgtccAGTGACAGAGATCCTCTCAGCTACCTGGACAGAGAGTGGCTTTCTGTGATTTCCTCAAAG GAGGAGAGGTGCCTCTTAGGTTTCCCCTGTGTGAACCCTTTGGTGGCCCAGCTGATGTTGAGCAGGggcccctctctccactggctccTGGGGGCCTCCCTCTCCCAGCTGAAGGAGCTGCTCCCTGAGGTCCCTCACAAAGTTGTCAAG CTCTTCAGTGACACCACGTCTCTGTACAAGCTGACTGCGGCTGCCTCCTCCACAGAGTCTCACACTGACTTCACCCATCAGAAAGACCACATTAGCCCCACTGAGCCTTGGGCCACAAGCAGAGAcaatcaatacacacacaccgacactcATACAAGCCGCAATTCACACGCCGACTGCAACCGTCACATACACCGCGACCCAGAACCATTCAACTCCATCTGCTTCCTCGCTGGCTCCCCCAGTGCTGAGAGTGTAGCGGGGAGCTTCTATGAAGAAAGCTCTGTCATGACCAAGGAAGACGGTGCAGACTTCCAGGTGGACTTGAGTCCCTCCTTCGGCTCCCAGCAGGCCCCTTTTCAGCACACCTGGAGCCACAACCCATGGGAGGTAGAGGAGAGCAATGAGCTGAAGTTTGTAGGctggaatagaggaggagaggagtggacgggCAGCGCACCCCTGCACCAGGAGTCCTGTGGCTCCCCCAGAAACTACGCGCCAGAAAATCAATTTCCGACGGGCATCTCATCCTCATTCAGctacagcaccaacacacagagaccagcgTACTCCGACAACCAGATGTACTCGTTCTCTACAGTAGGGTACATTGACCGGCTACACTACCCTGATGTCAGCCACTACCCCAGCCTGGCCTCGCCTAGAGGAGCTCTGGCATGGGGGGGCAGTAGCAGTGGCAGACCCTACAGCACTGCCCTGGGGAGGGGAGACATGAGTGTGTCACCTGACTATGGGACCAGTTACAGAAcggggatggagaggaagaggagagcagaAGGCCCAGAGATAGCTGGCACAG TTTTAACACCATTGAAGAGGGGAAAGCTCAGTTATGAGAAGGTGCCAGGCCGAAGTGATGGACAGACAAGACTAAG
- the LOC118358130 gene encoding protein shortage in chiasmata 1 ortholog isoform X2 → MSEDGCSFSSHIFSAVKYRALDYWSEASTSLKLTMNWLALPMPYHLGSSDLYPHTGNPPEVTYRKPWSRGNVISNCKLFVSGSVLDDLGIKGQPTYSLEKLSVSLTQMRVDLLEVIPSSNPNSQLDLDRDEAAWVLREARKDKGHFVCNESFSKSTGEKMSPRHQRDDLVMPEEVLFADHLPQFRKHLPSMKAKLSRLRNLPVSDPLLSSTGGTLSEEAIFRHCVAYEVPLDAETESSETCSNTEEDFSKESLLNEESLMLPVEMDTCTPKREDCLPFSNIPKLLNVVPELIEERTSCLDMLTKATPPDALESVDISQFEVPRLPVNDSHCEINEMLLDLKSSDHLVLPTQMEMDLPLTPSPKPNLTQLCLASSQLPAEQISPLYRYYFVSEKDQEEMEEALWRAEKHLDMVVGFLLAEPQKSQSVVQLQPLTEVLLGIGRDNSVRLDEGKELSLLGKNSPELIGMYGNGSSDFTESMMISDQPHLMETLSSMIEDFTLLSPCQMDNILRESVDDSELSGPPSEIKGRSILKNETPMVVSYHQERDGAGNTVVSAPAVATSQERERTGNLALTAQASTSSQEKERSGTVVFSTQAVSTSREKERAGSVAISAAQAATTTYLEKLNHAVRPQKKGLPDQRANVSKLPTPRPSVRDRHMSLPVAKPQKDLDPLSTFMMLRAQQRTYVSVSTQNHTSTPVAQVEQQTPQPPTTEMRPGFDVKPVAYAVTGNDIRDPEEIIQPVLEDRHNSKVIHVQATESQFWAYRELQAFALPCLSRARELGLTNTACGDYSTLYPDHTRFLLKQQEKELSIRQGHDPEALFNYVALIHVLVTVKDLLFKCDLSTAVEYLSKATEACAGQSLDKLVRKLEIVLYLSQKKQEANPKILALQEQLTTWVQSKSKGVQNANVLVIITMDLDCARAMLIKALSQVTGDTVAAVYPEESRSKLEGSKVLDSLQRSCCVVVCSQHMGADFPWDCFSLVVEYSNTEHSPWAAICTERNITHITFQTRIPNSSVSDPESWSLEQSVPFVLFVTEGLLSCPLLLQILESTCNMTVLERSHSQSLQMLGGTHHYAVITVDESTAVIIQEQEELCQERACESLVIRLTALSLQYSCCWLILHCQQDSGLTSEGFNNLVLVYSSLVLFGLKTEDLDVKVLIVSEVVDIAKWICQIAFHTLLSSDRDPLSYLDREWLSVISSKEERCLLGFPCVNPLVAQLMLSRGPSLHWLLGASLSQLKELLPEVPHKVVKLFSDTTSLYKLTAAASSTESHTDFTHQKDHISPTEPWATSRDNQYTHTDTHTSRNSHADCNRHIHRDPEPFNSICFLAGSPSAESVAGSFYEESSVMTKEDGADFQVDLSPSFGSQQAPFQHTWSHNPWEVEESNELKFVGWNRGGEEWTGSAPLHQESCGSPRNYAPENQFPTGISSSFSYSTNTQRPAYSDNQMYSFSTVGYIDRLHYPDVSHYPSLASPRGALAWGGSSSGRPYSTALGRGDMSVSPDYGTSYRTGMERKRRAEGPEIAGTVLTPLKRGKLSYEKVPGRSDGQTRLRFF, encoded by the exons AT GTCTGAAGATGGGTGCTCTTTCTCAAGTCATATTTTCTCAGCAGTCAAGTATAGAGCTCTTGACTATTGGTCTGAG GCTTCTACTAGTCTCAAATTGACCATGAACTGGCTGGCCCTGCCAATGCCCTACCATCTGGGTAGCAGTGACCTCTACCCCCACACTGGTAACCCCCCTGAGGTCACCTACAGGAAACCATGGAGCAGAG GGAATGTGATTTCCAACTGCAAACTGTTTGTCAGTGGATCTGTACTAGATGACTTGGGCATTAAAGGACAACCAACATACTCTCTTGAGAA GTTGAGTGTTAGTCTGACCCAGATGAGAGTGGATCTTCTGGAGGTGATACCGAGCTCCAACCCTAACTCGCAGCTTGACTTAGATAGAGATGAAGCAGCGTGGGTCCTGCGAGAGGCGAGGAAGGACAAGGGACACTTTGTCTGTAATGAATCCTTTAGCAAGAGCACAGGAGAGAAAATGAGCCCAAGACATCAGCGTGATG ATCTTGTCATGCCAGAGGAGGTTCTGTTTGCTGATCACTTGCCACAGTTCAGGAAACATCTGCCCTCCATGAAAGCCAAGTTGTCCAGACTGAGGAATCTGCCTGTGTCAGATCCTCTTCTCAGCTCCACTGGAGGCACCCTGTCAGAGGAAGCTATATTCAG GCACTGTGTGGCCTATGAGGTACCCCTTGATGCAGAGACGGAAAGCTCCGAAACCTGTTCAAACACTGAAGAGGACTTTAGCAAAGAGTCGTTGTTGAATGAAGAG TCTCTGATGTTACCTGTTGAAATGGACACCTGCACACCCAAGAGGGAAGATTGCCTCCCTTTTTCAAATATTCCTAAACTATTGAATGTTGTACCTGAATTGATAGAGGAGCGAACCTCTTGCCTGGATATGCTCACTAAAG CAACTCCCCCAGATGCACTGGAGTCAGTAGACATATCCCAGTTTGAAGTGCCAAGGCTGCCAGTCAATGACTCTCACTGTGAGATTAATGAAATGCTGCTGGATCTCAAGTCATCAG ATCACTTGGTGTTGCCTACTCAGATGGAGATGGACctacccctcaccccctctcccaaGCCCAACCTGACCCAGCTCTGTCTGGCCTCCTCACAACTCCCAGCTGAGCAGATCTCTCCACTCTATAGATA TTATTTTGTGTCTGAGAAAGATCAGGAGGAGATGGAAGAGGCACTTTGGAGGGCAGAGAAGCACCTTGACATGGTAGTGGGCTTTCTTTTGGCAG AGCCTCAGAAGTCACAATCCGTTGTGCAGCTCCAGCCTTTGACCGAAGTCTTATTAGGGATTGGTCGGGACAACTCTGTGAGACTCGATGAAGGAAAGGAACTATCACTTCTGGGAAAAAACTCACCAGAACTTATAGGGATGTATGGGAATGGTTCCTCTGACTTCACTGAGAGTATGATGATCTCAGACCAACCCCACCTTATGGAGACATTGAGCAGTATGATAGAGGACTTCACACTACTATCACCCTGCCAGATGGACA ATATATTGAGGGAATCTGTAGATGACTCTG aGTTGTCAGGCCCACCAAGTGAGATCAAAGGCAGGTCTATCCTGAAGAATGAAACGCCCATGGTTGTGTCGTATCatcaggagagagatggagctgggAACACAGTCGTTTCAGCACCAGCTGTTGCCACttcccaagagagagagaggactgggaatTTGGCCCTCACAGCCCAAGCATCTACTTCTtcccaagagaaagagagatctgGGACTGTGGTCTTTTCAACGCAGGCTGTTTCAACTTCtcgtgagaaagagagagctgggAGTGTGGCCATCTCAGCAGCACAGGCTGCCACCACTACTTACCTGGAGAAGTTAAACCATGCCGTTAGACCTCAGAAGAAGGGTTTACCTGACCAGAGAGCTAATGTATCCAAACTCCCAACCCCCAGACCCAGTGTGAGAGACCGTCACATGAGTCTCCCAGTGGCTAAACCTCAGAAGGACTTAGACCCTCTGTCCACTTTCATGATGTTAAGGGCCCAACAGAGAACCTACGTCTCGGTGTCGACTCAGAACCATACAAGCACCCCAG TGGCACAGGTGGAGCAGCAGACACCACAACCACCTACGACAGAAATGAGGCCTGGCTTCGATGTAAAGCCTGTTGCCTATGCAGTCACAGGAAATGACATCAGAGACCCTGAGGAAATCATTCAGCCTGTCCTTGAGGACAGACATAACAGCAAAGTCATACACGTCCAAGCCACAG AGAGTCAGTTCTGGGCATACAGAGAGCTGCAGGCGTTTGCTCTGCCCTGCCTGTCCAGAGCCAGGGAGTTGGGACTGACCAACACAGCCTGTGGAGACTACAGCACCCTGTACCCGGACCACACACGTTTCCTACTGAAACAGCAGGAGAAGGAGCTCAGCATTCGACAGGGCcacg ACCCAGAGGCTTTGTTTAACTATGTGGCACTGATACATGTCCTTGTGACAGTGAAGGACCTGCTCTTCAAGTGTGACCTCAGCACTGCAGTGG AGTACCTATCCAAGGCCACAGAGGCCTGTGCGGGGCAGAGTCTGGACAAGCTGGTGAGAAAGCTGGAGATTGTTCTATATCTCAGTCAGAAAAAACAAGAGGCCAACCCTAAGATACTGGCACTGCAGGAACAGCTGACCACATGGGTGCAGAGCAAGAGCAAAGGGGTCCAAAACGCCAAT GTTCTGGTGATAATAACAATGGACTTGGACTGTGCCAGAGCTATGCTCATTAAAGCCCTGAGCCAAGTCACAG gtgATACTGTAGCTGCAGTGTATCCTGAGGAGAGTCGAAGTAAGCTGGAGGGTTCGAAAGTTCTAGATAG CCTGCAGCGTAGctgctgtgtggtggtgtgtagtCAGCACATGGGAGCAGACTTCCCCTGGGACTGTTTCTCCCTGGTGGTGGAGTACAGCAACACAGAACACTCGCCCTGGGCTGCCATCTGCACAGAGAGGaacatcacacacatcaccttCCAGACCAGGATACCTAATTCCTCTG TGAGTGACCCTGAGTCTTGGTCCCTGGAGCAGAGTGTCCCCTTCGTGTTGTTTGTGACCGAGGGTCTGCTCAGCTGTCCTCTGTTGCTTCAGATACTGGAATCAAC GTGTAATatgactgtattggagaggagccaTTCTCAGTCATTGCAGATGCTTGGAGGGACTCACCACTATGCTGTGATTACAGTAGACGAAAGCACTGCAGTCATCATTCAA GAGCAGGAGGAGCTGTGTCAGGAGCGGGCCTGTGAGAGTCTAGTGATTCGACTGACTGCTCTGTCTCTGCAGTACAGCTGCTGCTGGCTCATCCTTCACTGCCAGCAGGACTCTGG GTTGACCAGTGAGGGCTTCAACAACCTGGTGTTGGTCTACTCCTCTCTGGTGCTGTTTGGCCTCAAGACTGAGGACCTGGATGTCaag GTGCTGATTGTATCAGAAGTGGTGGACATTGCCAAATGGATCTGCCAGATAGccttccatacactgctgtccAGTGACAGAGATCCTCTCAGCTACCTGGACAGAGAGTGGCTTTCTGTGATTTCCTCAAAG GAGGAGAGGTGCCTCTTAGGTTTCCCCTGTGTGAACCCTTTGGTGGCCCAGCTGATGTTGAGCAGGggcccctctctccactggctccTGGGGGCCTCCCTCTCCCAGCTGAAGGAGCTGCTCCCTGAGGTCCCTCACAAAGTTGTCAAG CTCTTCAGTGACACCACGTCTCTGTACAAGCTGACTGCGGCTGCCTCCTCCACAGAGTCTCACACTGACTTCACCCATCAGAAAGACCACATTAGCCCCACTGAGCCTTGGGCCACAAGCAGAGAcaatcaatacacacacaccgacactcATACAAGCCGCAATTCACACGCCGACTGCAACCGTCACATACACCGCGACCCAGAACCATTCAACTCCATCTGCTTCCTCGCTGGCTCCCCCAGTGCTGAGAGTGTAGCGGGGAGCTTCTATGAAGAAAGCTCTGTCATGACCAAGGAAGACGGTGCAGACTTCCAGGTGGACTTGAGTCCCTCCTTCGGCTCCCAGCAGGCCCCTTTTCAGCACACCTGGAGCCACAACCCATGGGAGGTAGAGGAGAGCAATGAGCTGAAGTTTGTAGGctggaatagaggaggagaggagtggacgggCAGCGCACCCCTGCACCAGGAGTCCTGTGGCTCCCCCAGAAACTACGCGCCAGAAAATCAATTTCCGACGGGCATCTCATCCTCATTCAGctacagcaccaacacacagagaccagcgTACTCCGACAACCAGATGTACTCGTTCTCTACAGTAGGGTACATTGACCGGCTACACTACCCTGATGTCAGCCACTACCCCAGCCTGGCCTCGCCTAGAGGAGCTCTGGCATGGGGGGGCAGTAGCAGTGGCAGACCCTACAGCACTGCCCTGGGGAGGGGAGACATGAGTGTGTCACCTGACTATGGGACCAGTTACAGAAcggggatggagaggaagaggagagcagaAGGCCCAGAGATAGCTGGCACAG TTTTAACACCATTGAAGAGGGGAAAGCTCAGTTATGAGAAGGTGCCAGGCCGAAGTGATGGACAGACAAGACTAAGGTTTTTCTAA